Proteins encoded together in one Cicer arietinum cultivar CDC Frontier isolate Library 1 chromosome 4, Cicar.CDCFrontier_v2.0, whole genome shotgun sequence window:
- the LOC101507600 gene encoding probable sodium/metabolite cotransporter BASS4, chloroplastic isoform X2, with protein MAGTSNSIILTVHSATVSSFPRRNHLLVPPRPHFHFAVKPLTLRSNVYLPPPFRIYAQSHQTDGSGSTSGSKETKGSSWVEPISRFARSNVLPLALISAVTLGLTYPSLGCALDKYHVSKIGPFGIFVISGLMLRSEEIGTAVEAWPVGLFGLISILFLSPYFSRIILQIQLQPQEFITGLAIFCCMPTTLSSGVALSQLAGANSALALAMTVISNMLGILIVPFSITKFVASGVGVTLPTKQLFKSLVLTILIPLILGKVLRESFKGVADFVDQNRKLFSGISAFFLSLVPWTQVSKSRSLLLMTSPSGLIGIQ; from the exons ATGGCAGGAACCTCCAATTCAATCATCCTCACGGTGCATTCCGCCACCGTCTCTTCCTTCCCTCGTCGAAATCATCTACTTGTCCCTCCCCGCCCTCATTTTCACTTCGCTGTTAAACCCCTCACTCTTCGCTCCAATGTTTACCTCCCTCCTCCCTTCAGAATCTATGCTCAATCCCATCAG ACAGATGGTAGTGGTAGTACTAGTGGAAGCAAAGAGACAAAGGGTTCGAGTTGGGTGGAACCCATTTCTAGATTTGCTAGGAGCAATGTTTTACCTTTAG CTCTGATTTCTGCGGTGACATTAGGATTAACATATCCTAGTCTTGGTTGTGCTCTTGATAAATATCATGTGTCGAAAATTGGGCCGTTTGGAATTTTTGTTATCTCAG GTTTGATGTTGCGAAGTGAAGAAATTGGTACAGCTGTAGAAGCATGGCCTGTTGGACTCTTTGGGCTA atatctattttatttctttcaccaTACTTTTCCAGGATAATACTGCAAATTCAGCTCCAACCCCAAGAATTTATTACAG GACTAGCCATATTTTGCTGTATGCCAACTACATTATCAAGTGGCGTTGCACTTTCCCAG CTTGCTGGGGCAAATTCTGCATTGGCTCTTGCAATGACAGTAATATCTAACATGTTAGGAATATTAATT gTTCCATTTTCCATCACAAAATTTGTAGCTAGTGGAGTTGGAGTGACTTTACCAACCAAGCAGTTATTTAAAAGTCTTGTTCTAACCATATTAATTCCCCTTATTTTGGGAAAG GTTCTACGTGAATCTTTTAAAG GTGTGGCTGACTTTGTTGACCAAAACCGGAAGCTTTTCTCAGGGATTAGTGCATTTTTCCTTAGCCTG
- the LOC101507293 gene encoding D-amino-acid transaminase, chloroplastic, with the protein MASLRFLPPPQSQNLNSLSTDFVNRRVSYPQQQLNFTKITALTNSDSSSPLLDSKTQVLDVVPLLSSSEAYERLKTFREKIKGKQQYLAMYSSIFGGITTDPAVMVIPMDDHMVHRGHGVFDTAAIMDGYLCSLDQHLDRFLNSALRSKIDPPFDRENIRRILIQTVSASKCRNGSLRYWLSAGPGDFQLSPSGGHESALYAIVIKDLSPAVVTPESRGVKVITSSIPIKHPMFAVTKSVNYLPNVLSKMEAEEAGAFVGIWLDNEGFVAEGPSMNVAFVNKEKELIMPHFDKILSGCTAKRVLALAECLLKQGKLTGIRVKNVTVEEGKEADEMMLIGSGVLVCPVVQWDEQVIGDGKEGHITQALFDLIVEDMKSGPPIVRTLVPY; encoded by the exons ATGGCGTCTCTCCGGTTCCTTCCACCACCACAATCACAAAACCTAAATTCATTATCAACTGATTTCGTCAATCGCCGCGTTTCCTATCCTCAACAACAACTCAACTTCACAAAAATCACTGCTCTCACAAATTCTGACTCTTCTTCACCCTTACTTG ATTCTAAAACTCAAGTATTAGATGTTGTTCCTCTTTTATCTTCCTCTGAG GCCTATGAAAGGTTGAAAACATTCAGAGAAAAGATAAAGGGAAAGCAGCAATATCTTGCCATGTATTCTAGTATTTTTGGTGGGATAACAACTGACCCTGCAGTTATGGTTATTCCTATGGATGACCACATGGTCCATAGGGGCCATGGTGTCTTTGATACTGCGGCAATAATGGACGG ATATCTGTGTTCCCTAGATCAACACCTTGACCGCTTTTTAAATTCGGCATTGAGGTCTAAAATAGATCCCCCGTTTGATCGTGAAAATATACGAAGGATTCTCATACAAACTGTGAGTGCTTCCAAATGTAGAAATGGATCACTAAGATACTGGTTATCAGCAGGACCTGGTGATTTTCAGCTCTCTCCCTCTGGCGGCCATGAGTCAGCACTTTATGCAATTGTAATAAAGGACCTGTCACCGGCAGTTGTGACACCTGAGTCCAGGGGAGTTAAAGTCATCACTTCATCTATTCCAATAAAACATCCCATGTTTGCAGTCACTAAGAGTGTGAATTACCTTCCAAATGTGCTCTCGAAGATGGAGGCGGAAGAAGCTGGTGCTTTTGTAGGCATTTGGCTTGACAATGAAGGTTTTGTTGCTGAAGGGCCTAGTATGAATGTGGCTTTTGTCAATAAAGAGAAGGAACTTATAATGCCTCACTTTGACAAAATTCTAAGTGGTTGTACAGCTAAGAGAGTTTTAGCCCTTGCTGAGTGTTTGTTGAAGCAGGGTAAGCTTACAGGGATAAGGGTGAAAAATGTAACCGTTGAAGAAGGGAAGGAAGCAGATGAAATGATGCTTATTGGCAGTGGAGTTCTTGTTTGCCCTGTAGTGCAGTGGGATGAGCAGGTTATTGGAGATG GCAAAGAAGGCCACATAACACAGGCTCTCTTCGATCTAATTGTTGAGGACATGAAATCAGGCCCCCCTATTGTTCGGACACTCGTTCCATATTGA